From the Peromyscus leucopus breed LL Stock chromosome 8b, UCI_PerLeu_2.1, whole genome shotgun sequence genome, one window contains:
- the Acsl6 gene encoding long-chain-fatty-acid--CoA ligase 6 isoform X5, whose amino-acid sequence MLTFFLVSGGSLWLFAEIILSLLEKMQTQEILRILRLPELGDLGQFFRSLSATTLVSMGALAAILAYWLTHRPKALQPPCNLLMQSEEVEDSGGARRSVIGGSTQLLTHYYDDARTMYQVFRRGLSISGNGPCLGFRKPHQPYQWLSYQEVANRAEFLGSGLLQHECKVGTEQFIGVFAQNRPEWIIAELACYTYSMVVVPLYDTLGPGAIRYIINTADICTVIVDKPQKAILLLEHVERKETPGLKLIILMEPFDDALKERGQKCGVNIKSMQAVEDCGQENHKAPVPPRPDDLSIVCFTSGTTGNPKGAMLTHGNVVADFSGFLKVTEKVIFPRQDDVLISFLPLAHMFERVIQSQWAPTRADVHFSYLPLAHMFERMVQSVVYCHGGRVGFFQGDIRLLSEDMKALHPTIFPVVPRLLNRMYDKIFHQADTSLKRWLLEFAAKRKQAEVRSGIIRNNSIWDELFFSKIQASLGGHVRMIVTGAAPASPTVLGFLRAALGCQVYEGYGQTECTAGCTFTTPGDWTSGHVGAPLPCNHIKLVDAEELNYWTSKGEGEICVKGPNVFKGYLKDEDRTKEALDSDGWLHTGDIGKWLPEGTLKIIDRKKHIFKLAQGEYVAPEKIENIYIRSEPVAQIYVHGDSLKAFLVGIVVPDPEVMPAWAHKKGIRGTYQELCANQELKKAILDDMVALGKKSGLHSFEQVKAIYIHCDMFSVQNGLLTPTLKAKRPELREYFKKQIEELYSVSM is encoded by the exons AGATTATCCTCTCACTTCTGGAGAAGATGCAGACCCAGGAGATCCTGAGGATCCTGCGACTGCCCGAGCTGGGGGACTTGGGCCAGTTTTTCCGCAGCCTCTCAGCCACCACCCTCGTGAGCATGGGTGCTCTGGCTGCCATCCTCGCCTACTGGCTCACTCACCGGCCGAAGGCTTTGCAGCCGCCATGCAACCTCCTGATGCAGTCAGAAGAAGTGGAG GACAGCGGTGGAGCTCGGCGATCTGTGATTGGGGGGAGCACTCAGTTGCTTACCCACTACTACGATGATGCCCGGACAATGTACCAGGTGTTCCGCCGTGGGCTTAGCATCTCAG GGAATGGGCCCTGTCTTGGCTTCCGGAAGCCACATCAGCCTTACCAGTGGCTTTCCTACCAAGAG GTGGCCAACAGGGCTGAATTTCTGGGGTCAGGACTCCTCCAGCATGAATGTAAAGTGGGCACAGAGCagttcattggtgtttttgcacAGAATCGGCCAGAG TGGATCATTGCAGAGCTGGCCTGCTACACGTATTCCATGGTGGTGGTCCCACTCTATGACACCCTGGGCCCAGGAGCTATTCGATACATCATCAATACAG CGGACATCTGCACGGTGATCGTGGATAAACCTCAGAAGGCCATACTTCTGCTGGAGCAcgtggagaggaaggagactccGGGACTCAAGCTGATCATCCTCATGGAGCCATTTGATGATGCCCTgaaagagagaggacagaagTGTGGGGTGAACATCAAGTCTATGCAGGCCGTAGAG gactGTGGCCAAGAGAATCACAAGGCCCCCGTG CCCCCACGGCCTGATGACCTCTCTATCGTGTGTTTCACGAGTGGTACAACAG GGAACCCCAAAGGTGCGATGCTCACCCATGGGAACGTGGTGGCTGATTTCTCGGGCTTTCTGAAAGTGACAGAG AAAGTGATCTTTCCGAGACAGGACGATGTGCTcatctccttcctgcctctggctcacATGTTTGAGAGAGTGATCCAG AGTCAGTGGGCCCCCACTCGTGCGGATGTGCACTTTTCCTATTTGCCTTTAGCCCACATGTTTGAGCGAATGGTGCAG TCTGTTGTCTACTGCCATGGAGGCCGCGTGGGCTTTTTCCAGGGAGACATCCGCCTCCTCTCAGAGGACATGAAGGCTCTCCACCCCACCATCTTTCCTGTGGTCCCACGGCTGCTGAATCGGATGTATGACAAG ATCTTCCACCAGGCAGACACTTCACTAAAGCGGTGGCTCCTGGAGTTCGCAGCGAAGAGAAAGCAGGCCGAGGTCCGGAGTGGAATCATCAGGAACAACAGTATCTGGGATGAACTCTTCTTCAGTAAGATCCAG GCCAGTCTTGGTGGGCACGTGAGGATGATTGTTACTGGAGCAGCCCCCGCATCGCCAACAGTCCTGGGGTTCCTACGAGCAGCTCTGGGGTGCCAG GTCTATGAAGGTTATGGGCAAACTGAATGCACAGCTGGATGTACCTTCACAACGCCAGGAGACTGGACCTCAG GGCACGTAGGGGCACCTCTGCCTTGCAATCACATCAAGCTGGTTGATGCAGAGGAACTCAACTACTGGACCagcaaaggagagggagag ATATGTGTGAAAGGCCCAAATGTGTTCAAAGGCTACTTAAAAGATGAGGACAGGACAAAGGAGGCCCTGGACAGCGACGGCTGGCTTCACACTGGGGACATTGGGAAATGGCTGCCG GAGGGAACGCTTAAAATCATCGATCGGAAAAAGCACATATTTAAACTTGCTCAGGGGGAATACGTTGCACCAGAGAAGATTGAGAACATCTACATCCGGAGTGAGCCTGTGGCACAAATCTATGTCCATGGGGACAGCTTAAAG GCCTTTTTGGTTGGCATTGTCGTGCCTGACCCTGAAGTCATGCCTGCCTGGGCTCATAAGAAAGGAATCAGAGGGACCTATCAGGAGCTTTGCGCAAATCAG GAGCTGAAGAAAGCCATTCTGGATGACATGGTGGCATTGGGGAAGAAAAGTGGACTCCATTCCTTTGAACAG GTTAAAGCCATTTACATCCATTGTGACATGTTCTCAGTTCAAAACGGTTTGCTGACACCAACACTAAAGGCTAAGAGACCCGAGCTGAGAGAGTacttcaaaaaacaaatagaagagcTTTACTCGGTCTCCATGTGA
- the Acsl6 gene encoding long-chain-fatty-acid--CoA ligase 6 isoform X4, protein MQTQEILRILRLPELGDLGQFFRSLSATTLVSMGALAAILAYWLTHRPKALQPPCNLLMQSEEVEDSGGARRSVIGGSTQLLTHYYDDARTMYQVFRRGLSISGNGPCLGFRKPHQPYQWLSYQEVANRAEFLGSGLLQHECKVGTEQFIGVFAQNRPEWIIAELACYTYSMVVVPLYDTLGPGAIRYIINTADICTVIVDKPQKAILLLEHVERKETPGLKLIILMEPFDDALKERGQKCGVNIKSMQAVEDCGQENHKAPVPPRPDDLSIVCFTSGTTGNPKGAMLTHGNVVADFSGFLKVTEKVIFPRQDDVLISFLPLAHMFERVIQSVVYCHGGRVGFFQGDIRLLSEDMKALHPTIFPVVPRLLNRMYDKIFHQADTSLKRWLLEFAAKRKQAEVRSGIIRNNSIWDELFFSKIQASLGGHVRMIVTGAAPASPTVLGFLRAALGCQVYEGYGQTECTAGCTFTTPGDWTSGHVGAPLPCNHIKLVDAEELNYWTSKGEGEICVKGPNVFKGYLKDEDRTKEALDSDGWLHTGDIGKWLPEGTLKIIDRKKHIFKLAQGEYVAPEKIENIYIRSEPVAQIYVHGDSLKAFLVGIVVPDPEVMPAWAHKKGIRGTYQELCANQELKKAILDDMVALGKKSGLHSFEQVKAIYIHCDMFSVQNGLLTPTLKAKRPELREYFKKQIEELYSVSM, encoded by the exons ATGCAGACCCAGGAGATCCTGAGGATCCTGCGACTGCCCGAGCTGGGGGACTTGGGCCAGTTTTTCCGCAGCCTCTCAGCCACCACCCTCGTGAGCATGGGTGCTCTGGCTGCCATCCTCGCCTACTGGCTCACTCACCGGCCGAAGGCTTTGCAGCCGCCATGCAACCTCCTGATGCAGTCAGAAGAAGTGGAG GACAGCGGTGGAGCTCGGCGATCTGTGATTGGGGGGAGCACTCAGTTGCTTACCCACTACTACGATGATGCCCGGACAATGTACCAGGTGTTCCGCCGTGGGCTTAGCATCTCAG GGAATGGGCCCTGTCTTGGCTTCCGGAAGCCACATCAGCCTTACCAGTGGCTTTCCTACCAAGAG GTGGCCAACAGGGCTGAATTTCTGGGGTCAGGACTCCTCCAGCATGAATGTAAAGTGGGCACAGAGCagttcattggtgtttttgcacAGAATCGGCCAGAG TGGATCATTGCAGAGCTGGCCTGCTACACGTATTCCATGGTGGTGGTCCCACTCTATGACACCCTGGGCCCAGGAGCTATTCGATACATCATCAATACAG CGGACATCTGCACGGTGATCGTGGATAAACCTCAGAAGGCCATACTTCTGCTGGAGCAcgtggagaggaaggagactccGGGACTCAAGCTGATCATCCTCATGGAGCCATTTGATGATGCCCTgaaagagagaggacagaagTGTGGGGTGAACATCAAGTCTATGCAGGCCGTAGAG gactGTGGCCAAGAGAATCACAAGGCCCCCGTG CCCCCACGGCCTGATGACCTCTCTATCGTGTGTTTCACGAGTGGTACAACAG GGAACCCCAAAGGTGCGATGCTCACCCATGGGAACGTGGTGGCTGATTTCTCGGGCTTTCTGAAAGTGACAGAG AAAGTGATCTTTCCGAGACAGGACGATGTGCTcatctccttcctgcctctggctcacATGTTTGAGAGAGTGATCCAG TCTGTTGTCTACTGCCATGGAGGCCGCGTGGGCTTTTTCCAGGGAGACATCCGCCTCCTCTCAGAGGACATGAAGGCTCTCCACCCCACCATCTTTCCTGTGGTCCCACGGCTGCTGAATCGGATGTATGACAAG ATCTTCCACCAGGCAGACACTTCACTAAAGCGGTGGCTCCTGGAGTTCGCAGCGAAGAGAAAGCAGGCCGAGGTCCGGAGTGGAATCATCAGGAACAACAGTATCTGGGATGAACTCTTCTTCAGTAAGATCCAG GCCAGTCTTGGTGGGCACGTGAGGATGATTGTTACTGGAGCAGCCCCCGCATCGCCAACAGTCCTGGGGTTCCTACGAGCAGCTCTGGGGTGCCAG GTCTATGAAGGTTATGGGCAAACTGAATGCACAGCTGGATGTACCTTCACAACGCCAGGAGACTGGACCTCAG GGCACGTAGGGGCACCTCTGCCTTGCAATCACATCAAGCTGGTTGATGCAGAGGAACTCAACTACTGGACCagcaaaggagagggagag ATATGTGTGAAAGGCCCAAATGTGTTCAAAGGCTACTTAAAAGATGAGGACAGGACAAAGGAGGCCCTGGACAGCGACGGCTGGCTTCACACTGGGGACATTGGGAAATGGCTGCCG GAGGGAACGCTTAAAATCATCGATCGGAAAAAGCACATATTTAAACTTGCTCAGGGGGAATACGTTGCACCAGAGAAGATTGAGAACATCTACATCCGGAGTGAGCCTGTGGCACAAATCTATGTCCATGGGGACAGCTTAAAG GCCTTTTTGGTTGGCATTGTCGTGCCTGACCCTGAAGTCATGCCTGCCTGGGCTCATAAGAAAGGAATCAGAGGGACCTATCAGGAGCTTTGCGCAAATCAG GAGCTGAAGAAAGCCATTCTGGATGACATGGTGGCATTGGGGAAGAAAAGTGGACTCCATTCCTTTGAACAG GTTAAAGCCATTTACATCCATTGTGACATGTTCTCAGTTCAAAACGGTTTGCTGACACCAACACTAAAGGCTAAGAGACCCGAGCTGAGAGAGTacttcaaaaaacaaatagaagagcTTTACTCGGTCTCCATGTGA
- the Acsl6 gene encoding long-chain-fatty-acid--CoA ligase 6 isoform X2, which produces MLTFFLVSGGSLWLFAEIILSLLEKMQTQEILRILRLPELGDLGQFFRSLSATTLVSMGALAAILAYWLTHRPKALQPPCNLLMQSEEVEDSGGARRSVIGGSTQLLTHYYDDARTMYQVFRRGLSISGNGPCLGFRKPHQPYQWLSYQEVANRAEFLGSGLLQHECKVGTEQFIGVFAQNRPEWIIAELACYTYSMVVVPLYDTLGPGAIRYIINTADICTVIVDKPQKAILLLEHVERKETPGLKLIILMEPFDDALKERGQKCGVNIKSMQAVEDCGQENHKAPVPPRPDDLSIVCFTSGTTGNPKGAMLTHGNVVADFSGFLKVTEKVIFPRQDDVLISFLPLAHMFERVIQSVVYCHGGRVGFFQGDIRLLSEDMKALHPTIFPVVPRLLNRMYDKIFHQADTSLKRWLLEFAAKRKQAEVRSGIIRNNSIWDELFFSKIQASLGGHVRMIVTGAAPASPTVLGFLRAALGCQVYEGYGQTECTAGCTFTTPGDWTSGHVGAPLPCNHIKLVDAEELNYWTSKGEGEICVKGPNVFKGYLKDEDRTKEALDSDGWLHTGDIGKWLPEGTLKIIDRKKHIFKLAQGEYVAPEKIENIYIRSEPVAQIYVHGDSLKAFLVGIVVPDPEVMPAWAHKKGIRGTYQELCANQELKKAILDDMVALGKKSGLHSFEQVKAIYIHCDMFSVQNGLLTPTLKAKRPELREYFKKQIEELYSVSM; this is translated from the exons AGATTATCCTCTCACTTCTGGAGAAGATGCAGACCCAGGAGATCCTGAGGATCCTGCGACTGCCCGAGCTGGGGGACTTGGGCCAGTTTTTCCGCAGCCTCTCAGCCACCACCCTCGTGAGCATGGGTGCTCTGGCTGCCATCCTCGCCTACTGGCTCACTCACCGGCCGAAGGCTTTGCAGCCGCCATGCAACCTCCTGATGCAGTCAGAAGAAGTGGAG GACAGCGGTGGAGCTCGGCGATCTGTGATTGGGGGGAGCACTCAGTTGCTTACCCACTACTACGATGATGCCCGGACAATGTACCAGGTGTTCCGCCGTGGGCTTAGCATCTCAG GGAATGGGCCCTGTCTTGGCTTCCGGAAGCCACATCAGCCTTACCAGTGGCTTTCCTACCAAGAG GTGGCCAACAGGGCTGAATTTCTGGGGTCAGGACTCCTCCAGCATGAATGTAAAGTGGGCACAGAGCagttcattggtgtttttgcacAGAATCGGCCAGAG TGGATCATTGCAGAGCTGGCCTGCTACACGTATTCCATGGTGGTGGTCCCACTCTATGACACCCTGGGCCCAGGAGCTATTCGATACATCATCAATACAG CGGACATCTGCACGGTGATCGTGGATAAACCTCAGAAGGCCATACTTCTGCTGGAGCAcgtggagaggaaggagactccGGGACTCAAGCTGATCATCCTCATGGAGCCATTTGATGATGCCCTgaaagagagaggacagaagTGTGGGGTGAACATCAAGTCTATGCAGGCCGTAGAG gactGTGGCCAAGAGAATCACAAGGCCCCCGTG CCCCCACGGCCTGATGACCTCTCTATCGTGTGTTTCACGAGTGGTACAACAG GGAACCCCAAAGGTGCGATGCTCACCCATGGGAACGTGGTGGCTGATTTCTCGGGCTTTCTGAAAGTGACAGAG AAAGTGATCTTTCCGAGACAGGACGATGTGCTcatctccttcctgcctctggctcacATGTTTGAGAGAGTGATCCAG TCTGTTGTCTACTGCCATGGAGGCCGCGTGGGCTTTTTCCAGGGAGACATCCGCCTCCTCTCAGAGGACATGAAGGCTCTCCACCCCACCATCTTTCCTGTGGTCCCACGGCTGCTGAATCGGATGTATGACAAG ATCTTCCACCAGGCAGACACTTCACTAAAGCGGTGGCTCCTGGAGTTCGCAGCGAAGAGAAAGCAGGCCGAGGTCCGGAGTGGAATCATCAGGAACAACAGTATCTGGGATGAACTCTTCTTCAGTAAGATCCAG GCCAGTCTTGGTGGGCACGTGAGGATGATTGTTACTGGAGCAGCCCCCGCATCGCCAACAGTCCTGGGGTTCCTACGAGCAGCTCTGGGGTGCCAG GTCTATGAAGGTTATGGGCAAACTGAATGCACAGCTGGATGTACCTTCACAACGCCAGGAGACTGGACCTCAG GGCACGTAGGGGCACCTCTGCCTTGCAATCACATCAAGCTGGTTGATGCAGAGGAACTCAACTACTGGACCagcaaaggagagggagag ATATGTGTGAAAGGCCCAAATGTGTTCAAAGGCTACTTAAAAGATGAGGACAGGACAAAGGAGGCCCTGGACAGCGACGGCTGGCTTCACACTGGGGACATTGGGAAATGGCTGCCG GAGGGAACGCTTAAAATCATCGATCGGAAAAAGCACATATTTAAACTTGCTCAGGGGGAATACGTTGCACCAGAGAAGATTGAGAACATCTACATCCGGAGTGAGCCTGTGGCACAAATCTATGTCCATGGGGACAGCTTAAAG GCCTTTTTGGTTGGCATTGTCGTGCCTGACCCTGAAGTCATGCCTGCCTGGGCTCATAAGAAAGGAATCAGAGGGACCTATCAGGAGCTTTGCGCAAATCAG GAGCTGAAGAAAGCCATTCTGGATGACATGGTGGCATTGGGGAAGAAAAGTGGACTCCATTCCTTTGAACAG GTTAAAGCCATTTACATCCATTGTGACATGTTCTCAGTTCAAAACGGTTTGCTGACACCAACACTAAAGGCTAAGAGACCCGAGCTGAGAGAGTacttcaaaaaacaaatagaagagcTTTACTCGGTCTCCATGTGA
- the Acsl6 gene encoding long-chain-fatty-acid--CoA ligase 6 isoform X3 gives MQTQEILRILRLPELGDLGQFFRSLSATTLVSMGALAAILAYWLTHRPKALQPPCNLLMQSEEVEDSGGARRSVIGGSTQLLTHYYDDARTMYQVFRRGLSISGNGPCLGFRKPHQPYQWLSYQEVANRAEFLGSGLLQHECKVGTEQFIGVFAQNRPEWIIAELACYTYSMVVVPLYDTLGPGAIRYIINTADICTVIVDKPQKAILLLEHVERKETPGLKLIILMEPFDDALKERGQKCGVNIKSMQAVEDCGQENHKAPVPPRPDDLSIVCFTSGTTGNPKGAMLTHGNVVADFSGFLKVTESQWAPTRADVHFSYLPLAHMFERMVQSVVYCHGGRVGFFQGDIRLLSEDMKALHPTIFPVVPRLLNRMYDKIFHQADTSLKRWLLEFAAKRKQAEVRSGIIRNNSIWDELFFSKIQASLGGHVRMIVTGAAPASPTVLGFLRAALGCQVYEGYGQTECTAGCTFTTPGDWTSGHVGAPLPCNHIKLVDAEELNYWTSKGEGEICVKGPNVFKGYLKDEDRTKEALDSDGWLHTGDIGKWLPEGTLKIIDRKKHIFKLAQGEYVAPEKIENIYIRSEPVAQIYVHGDSLKAFLVGIVVPDPEVMPAWAHKKGIRGTYQELCANQELKKAILDDMVALGKKSGLHSFEQVKAIYIHCDMFSVQNGLLTPTLKAKRPELREYFKKQIEELYSVSM, from the exons ATGCAGACCCAGGAGATCCTGAGGATCCTGCGACTGCCCGAGCTGGGGGACTTGGGCCAGTTTTTCCGCAGCCTCTCAGCCACCACCCTCGTGAGCATGGGTGCTCTGGCTGCCATCCTCGCCTACTGGCTCACTCACCGGCCGAAGGCTTTGCAGCCGCCATGCAACCTCCTGATGCAGTCAGAAGAAGTGGAG GACAGCGGTGGAGCTCGGCGATCTGTGATTGGGGGGAGCACTCAGTTGCTTACCCACTACTACGATGATGCCCGGACAATGTACCAGGTGTTCCGCCGTGGGCTTAGCATCTCAG GGAATGGGCCCTGTCTTGGCTTCCGGAAGCCACATCAGCCTTACCAGTGGCTTTCCTACCAAGAG GTGGCCAACAGGGCTGAATTTCTGGGGTCAGGACTCCTCCAGCATGAATGTAAAGTGGGCACAGAGCagttcattggtgtttttgcacAGAATCGGCCAGAG TGGATCATTGCAGAGCTGGCCTGCTACACGTATTCCATGGTGGTGGTCCCACTCTATGACACCCTGGGCCCAGGAGCTATTCGATACATCATCAATACAG CGGACATCTGCACGGTGATCGTGGATAAACCTCAGAAGGCCATACTTCTGCTGGAGCAcgtggagaggaaggagactccGGGACTCAAGCTGATCATCCTCATGGAGCCATTTGATGATGCCCTgaaagagagaggacagaagTGTGGGGTGAACATCAAGTCTATGCAGGCCGTAGAG gactGTGGCCAAGAGAATCACAAGGCCCCCGTG CCCCCACGGCCTGATGACCTCTCTATCGTGTGTTTCACGAGTGGTACAACAG GGAACCCCAAAGGTGCGATGCTCACCCATGGGAACGTGGTGGCTGATTTCTCGGGCTTTCTGAAAGTGACAGAG AGTCAGTGGGCCCCCACTCGTGCGGATGTGCACTTTTCCTATTTGCCTTTAGCCCACATGTTTGAGCGAATGGTGCAG TCTGTTGTCTACTGCCATGGAGGCCGCGTGGGCTTTTTCCAGGGAGACATCCGCCTCCTCTCAGAGGACATGAAGGCTCTCCACCCCACCATCTTTCCTGTGGTCCCACGGCTGCTGAATCGGATGTATGACAAG ATCTTCCACCAGGCAGACACTTCACTAAAGCGGTGGCTCCTGGAGTTCGCAGCGAAGAGAAAGCAGGCCGAGGTCCGGAGTGGAATCATCAGGAACAACAGTATCTGGGATGAACTCTTCTTCAGTAAGATCCAG GCCAGTCTTGGTGGGCACGTGAGGATGATTGTTACTGGAGCAGCCCCCGCATCGCCAACAGTCCTGGGGTTCCTACGAGCAGCTCTGGGGTGCCAG GTCTATGAAGGTTATGGGCAAACTGAATGCACAGCTGGATGTACCTTCACAACGCCAGGAGACTGGACCTCAG GGCACGTAGGGGCACCTCTGCCTTGCAATCACATCAAGCTGGTTGATGCAGAGGAACTCAACTACTGGACCagcaaaggagagggagag ATATGTGTGAAAGGCCCAAATGTGTTCAAAGGCTACTTAAAAGATGAGGACAGGACAAAGGAGGCCCTGGACAGCGACGGCTGGCTTCACACTGGGGACATTGGGAAATGGCTGCCG GAGGGAACGCTTAAAATCATCGATCGGAAAAAGCACATATTTAAACTTGCTCAGGGGGAATACGTTGCACCAGAGAAGATTGAGAACATCTACATCCGGAGTGAGCCTGTGGCACAAATCTATGTCCATGGGGACAGCTTAAAG GCCTTTTTGGTTGGCATTGTCGTGCCTGACCCTGAAGTCATGCCTGCCTGGGCTCATAAGAAAGGAATCAGAGGGACCTATCAGGAGCTTTGCGCAAATCAG GAGCTGAAGAAAGCCATTCTGGATGACATGGTGGCATTGGGGAAGAAAAGTGGACTCCATTCCTTTGAACAG GTTAAAGCCATTTACATCCATTGTGACATGTTCTCAGTTCAAAACGGTTTGCTGACACCAACACTAAAGGCTAAGAGACCCGAGCTGAGAGAGTacttcaaaaaacaaatagaagagcTTTACTCGGTCTCCATGTGA
- the Acsl6 gene encoding long-chain-fatty-acid--CoA ligase 6 isoform X1, whose amino-acid sequence MLTFFLVSGGSLWLFAEIILSLLEKMQTQEILRILRLPELGDLGQFFRSLSATTLVSMGALAAILAYWLTHRPKALQPPCNLLMQSEEVEDSGGARRSVIGGSTQLLTHYYDDARTMYQVFRRGLSISGNGPCLGFRKPHQPYQWLSYQEVANRAEFLGSGLLQHECKVGTEQFIGVFAQNRPEWIIAELACYTYSMVVVPLYDTLGPGAIRYIINTADICTVIVDKPQKAILLLEHVERKETPGLKLIILMEPFDDALKERGQKCGVNIKSMQAVEDCGQENHKAPVPPRPDDLSIVCFTSGTTGNPKGAMLTHGNVVADFSGFLKVTESQWAPTRADVHFSYLPLAHMFERMVQSVVYCHGGRVGFFQGDIRLLSEDMKALHPTIFPVVPRLLNRMYDKIFHQADTSLKRWLLEFAAKRKQAEVRSGIIRNNSIWDELFFSKIQASLGGHVRMIVTGAAPASPTVLGFLRAALGCQVYEGYGQTECTAGCTFTTPGDWTSGHVGAPLPCNHIKLVDAEELNYWTSKGEGEICVKGPNVFKGYLKDEDRTKEALDSDGWLHTGDIGKWLPEGTLKIIDRKKHIFKLAQGEYVAPEKIENIYIRSEPVAQIYVHGDSLKAFLVGIVVPDPEVMPAWAHKKGIRGTYQELCANQELKKAILDDMVALGKKSGLHSFEQVKAIYIHCDMFSVQNGLLTPTLKAKRPELREYFKKQIEELYSVSM is encoded by the exons AGATTATCCTCTCACTTCTGGAGAAGATGCAGACCCAGGAGATCCTGAGGATCCTGCGACTGCCCGAGCTGGGGGACTTGGGCCAGTTTTTCCGCAGCCTCTCAGCCACCACCCTCGTGAGCATGGGTGCTCTGGCTGCCATCCTCGCCTACTGGCTCACTCACCGGCCGAAGGCTTTGCAGCCGCCATGCAACCTCCTGATGCAGTCAGAAGAAGTGGAG GACAGCGGTGGAGCTCGGCGATCTGTGATTGGGGGGAGCACTCAGTTGCTTACCCACTACTACGATGATGCCCGGACAATGTACCAGGTGTTCCGCCGTGGGCTTAGCATCTCAG GGAATGGGCCCTGTCTTGGCTTCCGGAAGCCACATCAGCCTTACCAGTGGCTTTCCTACCAAGAG GTGGCCAACAGGGCTGAATTTCTGGGGTCAGGACTCCTCCAGCATGAATGTAAAGTGGGCACAGAGCagttcattggtgtttttgcacAGAATCGGCCAGAG TGGATCATTGCAGAGCTGGCCTGCTACACGTATTCCATGGTGGTGGTCCCACTCTATGACACCCTGGGCCCAGGAGCTATTCGATACATCATCAATACAG CGGACATCTGCACGGTGATCGTGGATAAACCTCAGAAGGCCATACTTCTGCTGGAGCAcgtggagaggaaggagactccGGGACTCAAGCTGATCATCCTCATGGAGCCATTTGATGATGCCCTgaaagagagaggacagaagTGTGGGGTGAACATCAAGTCTATGCAGGCCGTAGAG gactGTGGCCAAGAGAATCACAAGGCCCCCGTG CCCCCACGGCCTGATGACCTCTCTATCGTGTGTTTCACGAGTGGTACAACAG GGAACCCCAAAGGTGCGATGCTCACCCATGGGAACGTGGTGGCTGATTTCTCGGGCTTTCTGAAAGTGACAGAG AGTCAGTGGGCCCCCACTCGTGCGGATGTGCACTTTTCCTATTTGCCTTTAGCCCACATGTTTGAGCGAATGGTGCAG TCTGTTGTCTACTGCCATGGAGGCCGCGTGGGCTTTTTCCAGGGAGACATCCGCCTCCTCTCAGAGGACATGAAGGCTCTCCACCCCACCATCTTTCCTGTGGTCCCACGGCTGCTGAATCGGATGTATGACAAG ATCTTCCACCAGGCAGACACTTCACTAAAGCGGTGGCTCCTGGAGTTCGCAGCGAAGAGAAAGCAGGCCGAGGTCCGGAGTGGAATCATCAGGAACAACAGTATCTGGGATGAACTCTTCTTCAGTAAGATCCAG GCCAGTCTTGGTGGGCACGTGAGGATGATTGTTACTGGAGCAGCCCCCGCATCGCCAACAGTCCTGGGGTTCCTACGAGCAGCTCTGGGGTGCCAG GTCTATGAAGGTTATGGGCAAACTGAATGCACAGCTGGATGTACCTTCACAACGCCAGGAGACTGGACCTCAG GGCACGTAGGGGCACCTCTGCCTTGCAATCACATCAAGCTGGTTGATGCAGAGGAACTCAACTACTGGACCagcaaaggagagggagag ATATGTGTGAAAGGCCCAAATGTGTTCAAAGGCTACTTAAAAGATGAGGACAGGACAAAGGAGGCCCTGGACAGCGACGGCTGGCTTCACACTGGGGACATTGGGAAATGGCTGCCG GAGGGAACGCTTAAAATCATCGATCGGAAAAAGCACATATTTAAACTTGCTCAGGGGGAATACGTTGCACCAGAGAAGATTGAGAACATCTACATCCGGAGTGAGCCTGTGGCACAAATCTATGTCCATGGGGACAGCTTAAAG GCCTTTTTGGTTGGCATTGTCGTGCCTGACCCTGAAGTCATGCCTGCCTGGGCTCATAAGAAAGGAATCAGAGGGACCTATCAGGAGCTTTGCGCAAATCAG GAGCTGAAGAAAGCCATTCTGGATGACATGGTGGCATTGGGGAAGAAAAGTGGACTCCATTCCTTTGAACAG GTTAAAGCCATTTACATCCATTGTGACATGTTCTCAGTTCAAAACGGTTTGCTGACACCAACACTAAAGGCTAAGAGACCCGAGCTGAGAGAGTacttcaaaaaacaaatagaagagcTTTACTCGGTCTCCATGTGA